The following DNA comes from Rhodopirellula bahusiensis.
CTTCTTTGCCGTTGCGAGTGGCCAAAGCGTTCAACAATTCGCGATCGAGAAACTCGGACGTGAACCGCACGCTGCCGTCACCAAACAAGAAGTACACACCGCCTTCGTGCATGCTTTGGAACCCGCCGTTGTTGGCAGCGTTGTGGACGTTGAGCTCTTTCTGGCTGGTACCGAGTGAAACCTTCGGGTAGCCGAGTACCCAACGAGCGGTTCCCCACTTCACAGTTCCCGCAACACTGGCGGGACTGGTCCACAAGTAGTCGGCCATGTCATACGTCGTTTCGCCATAGGCGATGGTGTTGCTGCTGCCATCGATCAAATCACGAAAGCCGGTGGCCGGATTGTTGTATCCATAGGCGGCCCAGTTCAAACCAAACATGCCGTCGGCTTGCGTCATGTAAGACGCGGTCCCTTCACAAGCGAGATAGCTGGAAGGTCCACCGGTTTCGTTCAGGTCAGCATCCGGAACCGTTCGAGGCAAAACCATCGATGGGCACAGATACGTCGCGATCGTTTGTGCGGCGACTTCTTGGTTGATGGGATCGGAGTACGAACGGCTGAAATCAAATTG
Coding sequences within:
- a CDS encoding DUF1559 family PulG-like putative transporter, translated to MTSWLEKTMPVSVRPCARISAFANLSAASSESPLPTSAPSTTLRRYRRAFTLVELLVVIAIIGVLVGLLLPAVQSARAAARRMSCSNNMKQIGLALHNYHGTFQKFPEGSRLSNFLGPLTAALPFLEEANTYQQFDFSRSYSDPINQEVAAQTIATYLCPSMVLPRTVPDADLNETGGPSSYLACEGTASYMTQADGMFGLNWAAYGYNNPATGFRDLIDGSSNTIAYGETTYDMADYLWTSPASVAGTVKWGTARWVLGYPKVSLGTSQKELNVHNAANNGGFQSMHEGGVYFLFGDGSVRFTSEFLDRELLNALATRNGKEVVEEAP